The sequence GGTTGGGTTAACGACTTTCGGTTGGTGCTCCTGCCGCTGTTATTTATTTGGGTTGAGTTCGTCGTTGCATCTTCCTCGTCACCAGTTTTGGGTCGGAACGATCTGGTGTTGTTGCTGCTTGGTTGTTGTTTGAGCTGCTAAGCGCCAAAAAATTAGGTGTGTGGGGTTTCTTTCGGTTGATTCTTGACTGTCCGAGGGTTTGGTTTTAGCGGGCTAGGTTGTCTATGCGGATCGTTCAGGTCTTCTTGGATTTGCTTTGTCAACGGGGGGTTCCTTCTAGGCTTCTGGTTGCGGTCTCGAGGcgggtgttcttgggttgcccggcGTGCGGATTTGTTTCAGGTACTTGACTGTTTGGGAGGCTAAGGTTTGCTAAGAGGGAGGGTCGCTTGCTGACTTCTGTTTAGGTGAAGACATTTTTTTGAGGTTTGGTGGTCTTTGTGGCGGTTACAACAACAATTTAACTTCAATGCAATATTTCAGTTTATTGGTTAGAAGGTGTGTTTTTCTCCGACTTTTCAATGTACCATTGTATTGTGTAATGGTCTTAATTGCTTTTCATGTTGGACGCTACAATAGTTTATTAAACAGATTGATatctctcttttatatatatatatatatatatatatatatatatatatatatatatatatataaaagttttctgaaaaaaaaaaaaaaaaaaaaaaacaatttacaAGGTATTTCTATACGATGGAGACATCTAACCATCATATATTGGTTAATAATCGAAAGCCCGCCAAAACAATTGTTTCTCACTACAAAATCAATCAAAAAGCCCTCAACTTTATCCCCAAAATGAAAATCACAAAACGATTCAATCGCGTCATCACACCCTTAAATTGTTCCACTAGTAATCCCAAATGTCAAATCAGTAAAAATGACCCAAGATTGAACCCTAAATCAAAACCAAAACGTAGTAGAGCAATCAAGAAAAAAACCCTAACCCTATCTGATTCTGATGCTAATATAGAAGAAAACTTGAATCCCGCCTTTATTATATTGGAGAAACCCCCAAAAATATTGAGTTTTGATTTTTATCAAATTGATGCTCTCCATCTTGCACCTCAATTGCTTGGCAAGTATCTTAAGAAAGATGATGTTGTTCTCCAAATTAcagaggtaataataataatactttatttaCTTGTTTTTTGCTTAAGCTAATTATTAGTCAAATGGAACCATAGAAACAGGAATTTTTTTCacagggggcaaaaaaaaaaaaaaaattaaaagagtaTCAATTTTTTTGGTCAATGCTTTTGGGTAAATTATGAAAGCTTTTGGTTAAAATATGGAATCCATAAGAGTTGTATTTATGGGATTGGGATCGATCAAAGGGAACTTAACTCACTAGCACATCATATGGGTTGCCAAGTTGGTAAGTTTCCCTTCACGTATCTAGGTCTACCCATTGGTTCGAAAATGAAAAAGTTGGAGGATTGGCGTCCGGTCATTGATAAATTTAATAGTAGACTTTCGAGTTGGAGGATGAGGTCGATGTCATTTGGGGGAAGACTAGTTCTTATTAAAGCGGTTCTCACGAGTCTACCATTGTACTATTTCTCGCTCTATCGTGCCCCGGCTTGTGTGATTAAACTACTTGAGAGTGTAAGGCGCAACTTTTTTTGGGGCAGGTCGGGTTCGGGGTCAAAAATATCATGGGTCAAATGGGACATTGTCTTAAATTCTTACGAAAAAGGGGGGTTATACATCGGGACTTTAAAAAACAAAAACTTGGCTCTTTTGgagaagtggtggtggaggtttaaaaccgaaaccgacTCACTTTGGGTTAAAATAATTCGAAGTATTCATGGTTCGTGTGGTGGCTTGTTGTCGGATAGTGTAATCTCACACTCTACGACAATAGGCACTTGGAGAAATATTATCTTAGCAGGTTCGGAAATGGAAGACTCGCATGTACCATTCAAAATCTCTTTCACCAAAGTCATTGGAGATGGAAGTAATACTCTCTTTTGGCATGATCACTGGATTGGCGAAGGCAAGCTATGCACTATGTTCCCTCGGTTATACAAACTCGAGCAATCTGCCCTTGTTACTGTTTCTGACCGTGTACCCGAGGGAGGATATGTGTGGAACTGGAGAAGAACACCCACTGGACGAGCAGCTGGAGAATTCGAGGACCTAATTCTTTTGTTATCTTCTTTTATTTTTGATCGCAGGCAGGAGGATAAATGGAAGTGGTTGATTGCATCAGATGGTATCTTTAGAGTGAAGACGCTAGCGACTGAACTCGACATCCATTCTCTTCCAACGTGCACCTCTCAATATAACACTCTGAGGAATAATCTTGTGCCAAAAAAAATAGAAATTTTTGTATGGAGAGCGCTCAAGAAAAGACTTCCCGTTAGGCTCGAGCTAGACAAAAGGGGTATCGACCTTCATAGTGTGAGATGCCCGCTTTGCGACGACGATTTGGAATCCGTAGATCACTCACTCATCTTTTGTAAGCACGCTTTCGACGTTTGGGAGCGTGTTTTCAAATGGTGGAATTTGGGTAATTTTTCGCTACTAAGTCTACATGAAATCTTCGAAGGAAATGAAATTTTGAACAACACACTTTCGGGGTTCGGTAAGAAAATTTGGCAAGCTTCATTGTGGTGTTGTGCGTACCTCATTTGGAAGAACCGGAATAATATGGTATTTCAAAATAAATGTTGGAACGCACCGTTAGCGCTTAACGAAATACAAGTCAAATCTTTCGAATGGGTGGCAACGAGATCGGCAAGATCGAAAATTGATTGGCACACGTGGCTCTCTAATCCTAGTTCCTATTTTTCGATTTCCTAAGCTGTAAATCCTTTGAGCTGCAGCCTTTGCAACCCAAGGATGCTCTTGTTGTAGTGCttagttttttttttcatgttttccaTGTTCTGTTTTGGTCGAGTTTGTGTTGTAGCTTAGTCGTGTTCTTCTGATGTACTGTTTCGATGCATAGGCTGCTCCTATGCCTCCTGTTTCCTGTTTAATAcaatttgcttttcaaaaaaaaaaaatatggaatCCATTGGGGGAATAATAAAAAATTCAAAATTCTTGCACTAAAAATTTTGAATCCACAGGGGGCGGTAGTGATTCGTGATATCAAATTGGGGTTTATATTGATTATTAGTGTATGCTATAAAGTTTTTAGTTTGTGACTTTGTGTATTTGTGTGTATTATATCAAAGTAATTTGATTAGTAAAAGTGCAGGTAGAAGCATATAGGTCCAACGATTCAGCTTGTCATAGTCGAGTTGGCATTACATCAAGAACAGCTCCTTCTGTAAGACATTCTAATACATTCATTCCATTTCAATTTCCGTCTTTTCATATGATTTGTCGTTTGGTTGATGATATGAAGTTGTTTATGACATCATTTTGCATATAAGATGTGTCTAAAGATTGCTTCTTTATATTGTTTGATGAACCTATTAGTATTTGATGAACATATTAGTTTTGTGACATTAAAATCTTAAAGAAAGTAGCTTCTAATCTTACTTATAAAAAAAATCCCAAAAATTGAGATTGAAATACTGTTTTATTATGAGGTTTTTGTGAatgctattttttttcttttctttttaacaaGTTTTGTTTTTCGTTGTCTCGTTTGGAATATTGGATAGTTTGGACCAGGAGGACATGCTTTGGTGTATCTTTGCTACGGTATGCACAACATGCTGAATATTGTAGCTGACAAGGAAGGAATTGGGTCGGCTGTCTTGATCCGTTCTTGTGCTCCTATCTCcggtaatagtattattattattattgttattattaattattattattgttaattattattattaataatttattaatcattattagtattatattattattaattattattgttattattattattattttcttttgacacATACTGGCATAAAAGTTTCATGTTGTTTGGTCTAGATGCTCCACTATAATTACATTCTCCTTGAATCATTAAGTTTCTATTGTTTGGTTTATGTAATAGACTAATAGTTACTGCATAACATTAGAGTAAAATGTTTAGTTTCTTCTTGGATGAAAGAGTACGTTTAATCTAGCTATGTTTGACTTTCAAGGTCAAACAAACTGATCTGTGACTTTGGAACAGGGTTGGAAACTATCAAACAGCGTCGGGGTTTGGACACCGAGAAGCCAGTTCTTCTTACTGGGCCTGGCAAGGTTAGTAGTCTCCATAGCCTTTCGAAGCCCAGGTCACAGTTTCGACCCGTTTGCTTATAAATGGGTTGATTTGGCTCTCTTTTGATCAAATAAAATTTTCCTAAAAGCAGAGGCGATTCTAGGTTATGGTTCACGGGGTCACGGGCTAGCActagtttgatttttttttatcttaGAAAATATCCTTTACATTGTATATGACACAACTAAATTTAACTACACGGCGCATATATTTATTGAATTTATAGTTTTCTCTTTattttgtataggacaccactaaatttaagtacTTGGATCCCATATATTGTTCAAATTTGTAATTTTTCAAAGGTAAACAACCATTATAATAacatttaaatataattagtactgGAAAAAAAATCGGGACCCCGTTGAGTTATGATCCTGGAATCGCCACTTCCTAAAAGGCAAACTGATTAAATGGTAATGATGTTGAAGTTGAAAAATTTTTGCTATTGTGTAGtgcacataacttcttcatttttatatAAAGAATaagattataaatatatttttgtcAGTGTACTTATAATATACACAGTTTCTGAAAAATAAAATTACTAGCTAAAAATGTTTTCGGGTAAACCACATGCGGTTCCTTCAAGTGTGTAATAAAAATGGTCTGTTTGAACAAAAACCCATATTGACTCGTGGTCAAATATGCCCATATTCACAGTTTGTTTTATAATTTGATAAAATATAATTATGGGATTTCATCATTTAGGTGGGTCAAGCACTAGGGCTTACAACAGAGTGGTCTAACCATGCTCTCTTTACTCCTGGTAATAATTGATCAAACGTTTTTGCTTTTTTCCGGGTTTGTGATAAAATGAGATGAATTAATTGACTGAAATTTGGTCTTTTAGGTGGGCTGGAAATTTTGGACGGTCCAGAAGTGAAAGGAATGGTAGTGGGTCCACGAGTGGGTATAGATTATGCATTGCCTGAACATGTTAGTGCATTATGGAGGTTTGCAATTGCAGGTAGTCCTTGGATTAGTGCCCCTAAAAACACCCTCAGGCCGCCTTTATCTTCTGGTTAAGAACATTCATGATAGATGTGTTCTTTCGTTGTTGACAAAATTTGTATTATATGTTTTGTGTATAGTAGTTTATTGTGTGGATCTTGAAAAAGAACAGAAACCAGTTCAAGTAAACTAATGAATCGCGGTTTTGACTTCGGATGTGCACTATTTTAACTGGTGAACAAAGTGAATCATAATGTTTTGTCTTCTTAAACATATTGTTATTCAACACCATCTGCACAATAAAAAATGTTCAACAATTTGAGAAGTTTTTATTTGACAACCTTAAAGAATATGACATGGGTCAGAAATCAACCTTTGACATTCTATTGACAAGTTTTGAAGACAAAAATAGGTGAAAAAGAACTCAAAGCTCACAAACAGCACCATCCACTCTTTAATCAAGCCAATACAAAACTATAGTACACATCTACAAGCATGAATTTGATGGGATTTTAACCAAGCTATCAAAAACAATAGAAATGGACAAGACTATACAAATACTACCCTTCCATGGTAGTCTGAACATGGAAAACATCATTTGTTTACTTATGCAGACCACGGCGACTATCTTGTTTGGCTAAAtctaataaaaaggaaaagaaaaaatataagtgTCAAATTAACGTTTAGCGTGTTTGATATTTCTAAACTAAATGAAATCGATGAAAAAGTAAgatctttcatacctaagaacagTAGACGATATACAAAAGGCTGTATCAACTGGTGTTTGAAGGTCACTGCACACTGATTCTATGTGGAAGCTTTTTTCAACATTGATTCTGTGTGAAAGCTTTTTTCAACGGCTCTTTCTGAAGTTAAACTCGGTAAAATCGAGCCGGAACATGAGGAACTTTCAAATCAATGTGTTGTTGCACATGTAATTAACTAATTTAGATATGAACCCTTTAAAAAGAGACGAGTATTCCTTTGAAACTGTATCTATATCGTGTCCTGTACTTTGTAGAAATTCGTTAACACGTTTTATGGCTTTTTTTGCCTTCACTAAGCCATGCATCTGAATCACAAGTTTTGATTTTTGAATGTTTTGGTTGTTCGCATTTATCTTCCATGGTTTTGCAAATGTTGGTCAACAAGATAACGCAAAATCTCTATCTAGCTGCCTTTTTTCTTGTCGATATTTACTGCCTTTTGCTGCTATTGCTTCTTCATGATGTATTTTCTTCTCTAAACTCCTTACAATTTCCTGCTGAATACCGATGTTATCTGCCATGTTTTGCTGCACTTTTCTGTTGCATTTTCCTGCTACACACTATTGCGTTTTCCTGCTGTTTTGCTCTGCTTTTACCAGCTCTAAAATGCTGTTGTAAACTACTACTTTGATCGCTTACTACTTGTAATGTAGTGCACCTTTTCCAAAGCTTCCTGCTTTGCTGCGTACTGCTACTAATCTGCTATTTTTCCGATCAAATATGATTATCACCCTGCTACTGCTATTCTGCTTTCGTTGATTGCAAAAAGAATTGCAATTTTTTGTTTCAAAATCAGCCCATGCCGGCTGACTCATTTTCTGCAAATCTGCTACGCAATTCCGCTGCACTTGCGTTTCTGCTTCTTTCAACTTGCCGTTTCTTTTTACTGCTACTGCTTATCTTGATTGCATAACATAATCGACCTGCTCTTTCTATTTCGGCACAAGAATATTTAgattctgataccaattgttggaacatTGTTACACCCCGAAAATTAAAGGaattattttattaaatttaatattaatataataataccgGATGGGTGATATGGTGTGAggtatgttattttaataaataatatatcatTTTGTGTGTCAGGTGCGTAAATAAGTAAGCCTTTCGTTATTTTGGACCTCGGGTGTCAAACGAAAAGTAAATTAAAACTTGAGAAATGGATGGAGGGACCTACTAAGTAAACTTCCCTAGTCTTATGTTAGGGGTAAAGTGGGTGTTAGTTTAGGGACTTATGTTCAAATTGAGGAAAGttaattaaaatgtattaaaaagaaAAAGATGAGTAGAATAAATTCATTTCCGAAAAATCTTAGTAAAAGTTCTAGTTAGTTTGGTGGTGGCGAGTTAGAGGAGAAAAAGAGAAAAAGTTCAAGTCTCTGATTCTTACACGAAATTGAAGCTTACATTCTCTTGTATTGTGATTTAGTAAGTGAGATAGAGCTATTGTGAACTGTAATATGGTGTATTAGGGCTATTGTAGGTGTTATGATTCATGCTTGATGTGGATTCTTCAATGCATGAACTAGGGCATGCATGAACTAGGGCTTGATATTAGTAAAGATCAAAGTTCATGATTCATGGTGAATTCTTGAATTTTGATGTTTATAAgttgttgggggagaatgtgggttaacatgaaattatgcttaatgactatactaaccttaacccataacaataagtgttttgatgatgacatatgcacatagctaaaggtgatggtagacatcttgatataaatcatcaagttcactaatccacacttgatctagcaaaagaccaaaaaccAAAGAAAGCTTAAAATGTGAAACATGGTACACGActgaaccacggtcgaccgcaggtcagaccgtggagaccTGCACCTAGATTTACGAAATCAGggatgcacggtcgactccacggctgaccgtggatcgaccgcataaACCTTCTGTCCggattttgatcgaaaaatgtttgaccacttccgggcatctataatttatgaaacatgttcaaacatgcttaggatagttgcctccttcattcgCAAAGGAGTTTTGattactagaacactaatcttggttaatcacgcctaatgacaccttaatgacgattaagcctaGATTAAGGAAAACACATAAGTGTTTAGGAAAATATGTACATCTAAAATATacctagacattcttaggatggtcaccaagtccaaaCCAAGAGTTGCTCTTTCTTTGTACATGAgttggatattaatgtatgcttatacattaatcttgcaaatgccactttgcaatTAAAACTTCTTAGTCTTAGTTTAATActatgttatcactatatgctTAATTTTAAGATTACTTAATTATcttttgctagtcattacatgaatattacttgactacttgttattagtacatgtgtattatttgactaagTGCTAAGTGCTAAATAATAACTAATATGCATATGTATCAAacttgtcttgctatttgttactAGATGGAACTaatatttggactacttcaatatatgcatgtgttacttggataaattgtaaaatgtcataatttaataaacttaaaaaacaatgaaacattaacacacataggtttgcttaagtctaaaattatgtttatgaataagtttaaacttgattaacttgatgtcttgcaacaggCTTAATTATTACTAcatgcttaatttgtcaagacatcattaacacacttaattaattacaaacaagttcaaatttgaatactagcatgctttgtgattaaagtgggtttgtgtcatcaatggCATGTTGACCAAtcaatagagatttagcaaatgtgttaattacaaataaaggattatgacaaaactgagattgcctcaaatgattatcatgtcttgtatccaagaatgttagactttccacttttgACATGATAAGTCATTATCAAAGCAAtccatccaaggtaaatggacatttaatgcatatagtacttgtataggatgttggttatcttttgcaggtgttaaatgaagtaaagtgtccaaagagtgatgtccaaaactgattcaaacggctatacaacggatatatgTTTTGGAGTGGAACACGTGCGGTCGACCCACGATCGACCGTGAGTCAAGCCGCAGACAGGGCTGaccttttatctctccatataaatagcaagacttggagaactttgaagacttaggcctcttgcatgctacaactcaaaatcatcagagaatcacaagaacataatacttctacatatgtttgtgattaaagcaagagaagttttataatctcatagattataaaagaggtcattgtaaacttactttcaaattcatatctttgtgagtttacatagtgttgtattaatccttagaattgtcttaggattgtcatcactgaaAAAGGAAGAGTCTTTGACCTTTGTAATTAATGGCATATGCtaacttagctatcatcttccttaaagggaactagggagttgattaatctcattggagattaatacttgtccaagttgaagacaagttgatctaagttggaggtaattgataaggctaaaaaggaacatatatttcatagcaatatccctcctaaataataggttttcatatgtaattgtattatattttcattgtaattgtttaaataaataagtgcgaagacaaaaggcgaaaacgaagatttgaagacgcaaacgtccaaaaagctcaaatgtacaagatacaatccaagtggttcaaattattgatgagaaacgtctaaaaatgacaagagtacaagttacaaaacgcaaagtacaagatattaaattgtacgcaaggaagttcgaaaattcggaaccgagacatgaaccaactttcaacgctcgacgcaacggagctaaaattacaagttaactatgctcaagaatataatataatatttaaataattcataataagaataataataaataataaaaagttgttaattgagcatagttaaggggtca comes from Rutidosis leptorrhynchoides isolate AG116_Rl617_1_P2 chromosome 4, CSIRO_AGI_Rlap_v1, whole genome shotgun sequence and encodes:
- the LOC139844793 gene encoding DNA-3-methyladenine glycosylase-like — encoded protein: MKITKRFNRVITPLNCSTSNPKCQISKNDPRLNPKSKPKRSRAIKKKTLTLSDSDANIEENLNPAFIILEKPPKILSFDFYQIDALHLAPQLLGKYLKKDDVVLQITEVEAYRSNDSACHSRVGITSRTAPSFGPGGHALVYLCYGMHNMLNIVADKEGIGSAVLIRSCAPISGLETIKQRRGLDTEKPVLLTGPGKVGQALGLTTEWSNHALFTPGGLEILDGPEVKGMVVGPRVGIDYALPEHVSALWRFAIAGSPWISAPKNTLRPPLSSG